Proteins encoded within one genomic window of Eleutherodactylus coqui strain aEleCoq1 chromosome 1, aEleCoq1.hap1, whole genome shotgun sequence:
- the LOC136622186 gene encoding alpha-1,4-N-acetylglucosaminyltransferase-like, translated as MAPLLKQLKSFSFLLFLAMIGIFFKVILHQNSAHIVGFFMRKDNLSVAADSSDQIFRSYNITPRDVLRQGNGIIFVETTDRMDEPSLVLCSIESAARMYPDRPVAFFMKGLHDIITEDDEKKARKRFPSLSSYQNIYFFPLRLEKLFANTPFLPWYEKINPGREVHWTYVKADACRLAMIWKYGGIYMDFDMISIQPIPEDNFVAAEHSRCTTNSVFGLPPHHKLSWEFMENFVQNYKGEVWGNQGPILFTRVVNKYCGFPQFKAIDDLKCANVSYLHPERFYPFAYSDWRKYYEVWKVLPTFNNSYALHLWNYMNGEKKSMVVGSNTLIEHLYKQYCPSNYEKILHNVTTHH; from the exons ATGGCACCTTTGTTGAAACAACTAAAGAGTTTTTCATTTCTGCTGTTTTTGGCAATGATAGGTATCTTTTTTAAAGTCATTTTACACCAAAACAGTGCCCACATAGTGGGCTTCTTTATGCGTAAAGATAATTTGTCAGTCGCAGCAGACAGTTCTGACCAAATATTCAGATCCTACAATATAACCCCAAGAGATGTTCTTCGGCAAGGAAATGGTATAATATTTGTGGAGACCACAGATAGAATGGACGAGCCCTCCTTGGTGTTGTGCTCAATCGAATCAGCAGCTCGAATGTATCCAGACAGACCAGTGGCCTTCTTCATGAAAGGACTACATGACATAATCActgaggatgatgagaagaaagcCCGCAAACGCTTCCCATCCCTCTCATCCTACCAGAATATCTACTTCTTCCCTCTGCGATTGGAGAAATTATTTGCGAACACACCATTTCTGCCCTGGTATGAGAAG ATAAACCCGGGAAGAGAAGTTCACTGGACTTATGTTAAAGCAGACGCCTGCAGACTTGCCATGATCTGGAAGTACGGAGGCATTTATATGGATTTTGACATGATTTCAATTCAACCCATTCCTGAAGACAATTTTGTAGCTGCTGAACATAGCAGATGTACAACCAATAGTGTTTTTGGTCTCCCTCCACACCATAAGTTATCATGGGAGTTTATGGAAAACTTTGTACAGAATTATAAAGGAGAAGTATGGGGAAACCAAGGACCAATACTTTTCACACGTGTCGTAAATAAGTAttgtggttttccacagtttaaagctattgatgaccttaaGTGTGCAAATGTCTCCTACCTTCATCCTGAACGATTCTATCCCTTTGCGTATTCAGATTGGAGAAAATACTATGAGGTTTGGAAAGTCTTGCCAACTTTTAATAATTCTTATGCTCTTCATCTCTGGAACTACATGAATGGTGAAAAGAAATCCATGGTGGTTGGAAGTAACACACTGATAGAGCATCTCTATAAGCAATATTGTCCCTCCAACTATGAAAAAATATTACATAATGTAACTACTCACCACTAA